The Archangium primigenium genomic interval GGATCCTTGCGCGCGTCCCCCACCCGCGCGCAGCCGATGTCGGGGTTGACCTCGGTGCACAGGTCGAGCGCGCTCAACTGGCGCGACACCTGGATGCGGTTGAACGCCGGCGCGGCGCCCGCGTAGAACCACAGCTTGTCCTTGAGGATGGGGCCGCCGATCTCGAAGCCCACGTCCCCCTGGTTCCAGGGCGTGCCCCGCGCGGAGATGACGCTGCCGGCCCGCTGGATTTGAAGGCCCGAGGACTGGAGGAAGCCCGGCGCCACGTTGCCGAAGAAGGAGCCGTGGAACTCGTTGGAGCCGGACTTGGTGACCACGTTGAGCACGCCACCCGTGGAGCGGCCGTACTCGGGCATGTAGCCACCGGTGATGACGTTCACCTCCTTGACGAACTCCACCGACAGGGGCGTGCCCACGGTGCCCACCGAGGGGTCATTCACCGACAGGCCGTCCACCACGTACTGGTTCTCGGGCGAGGTGCCGCCGTTGATGCTCACGCCGTAGGAGTCCTCCTGCGCGCCCGGCGCCAGCTCGGCCAGGGACTCGAAGGAGCGCGACGCCGAACCCTTGGAGCCCGGACGGTTCAGGGCGAGGTTGCGGATGAGGCTCGTGTCCACGCTCAGGCCCTGCGCGCTCGAGCCCACGTCCACCGTGGGCGGCCGGGCCACCACGACCACCTCCTCGCTCAGGCCCTCCTCGGGCAGGAGCTCCACGTTGAAGCGGATGGTGCGGTCGATGCGCAGCTGGATGTCCGAGCGCGAGAAGATCCGGAAGCGCTCCCCCTCCACGCGGATGGTGTAGGTGCCCGGCGGCAGCTGCGGAATGCGGTAGAGGCCGCTGGAGTCGGTCACCACCACCTGCTCGCCTTGAAGGCTCGGCGAGGTGAGCGTCACCACCATGTCCGCGAGGGGCTTCTTGTCGGCGGCGTTGCTCACCTTGCCGACGAGGACCGCCGTGCCCTGCGCCAGTGCGCTGGTGCCCCACAAAAGCAATACCGTACACCACGCGAGCACGCGTCGAACGGACCAGTCCACGATGTCTTCCCCTCCTGATGAGGGGGCCTTCTTTGCCACATTCCGGACACGATTCCCAGACGGTGGGAAATCAGCGCGCGTAGCGGATGACCCGCTCCACCCGGCCCCGCTCGGGCGCCCCGGCCAGGGGCCGCAGCACCAGCAGCTCCGCGGGCTGCTCCAGCCGCAGCGTCCGGGCCTCGCGTGGCGGCAGGGGTACCACCTGGCCCTCCCCCACGTCGCCGGGCGGCAGCGGCACCACCCAGCACCCCGTGACGTCGAGCGTCTCCTGGGCCCCGAAGACGTGCAGGTCGCCCAATTCCTCGACGCGCCCCGTCACCACGACCCGTGCCTCGCTCCCCTCCCCGCGCACCGCCCGGAGCCCCTCCACCCCCACGTCCGCGACGAAGGCCTCTCCCGCCTCGCCGAACACCTGGCCGCCCCGGAGCAGCAGGTGCAGGTAGCCCTGCCCCCAGTTGAGGGGAATGGACGTGTAGCGCCCGAGGTCCGCCCGCTCCACGTGCCCCCCGGCCAGCGCCTCCAGCGCGGACACCAGGGCCACGAAGTTCATCTGCACCAGGGGCTGCTCCGGCTCGGCGGACGGCCACGGCCCGGACTCGATGAGCACCGTGGGCGTGCCCCAGCGGCCCAGGTTGTCCCCGAAGGCCCGGGGCTCGAAGCCGTCGTCGTAGCGGCCGATCCGCCCCGGGATGAGGGGCTCCAGGGCATCGCGGATGACGGCGCAGACCTTCTTGGCGAGCAGTCGCCCCGGGTTGTCGTTGCGCGCGGCGTCAAAGGGCGGCGCGAGCAGGGAGATGGACGCGGGCTGGCGGGTCTCCCCCACCGCCGTGCGCCAGTTCTGGTTGTGCAGGTTGAAGCCCAGCACGGGCTCGAGCCGGTCGCGCAGGGCCTTGAGCGTGCGGCCCTCGGGCGTCTGGAGCACCAGGGCATCCCGGTTGATGTCGAGGTTCTGCGCGTTGCGTCGTTGGAAGCGCTCGGCGCCGTCCGGGTTGAGCAGGGGCAGCGCGTGCAGGGTGAACTCCGAGAGCAGCTTCGCCACCCGGGGCGCGTCTCGGTGCTGGCGCACGTACTCGCACAGGACCAGCAGGGCCGTGGTGGCGGTGGGCTCGTCCCCGTGCATCTGAGACCAGAGCAGGACCGGACGCGGACCGTGGCCGAAGCGCACGAGCCGCAGCGGACGGCCCTCCACCGAGCGCCCCACCTCGTCGACCTGGAACAGGTCCGGGGCGAGCGTCCGCAGCCGCGCCAGGCAGGCGCCCACGTGGGGCTCGCGCACGAGCGGCGGCGGGGGCAGGCCCTCCAGGTGCAACCCCAGACACAGGTCGGCGAGGTCACGAGGCGCGGTGAGGACGGACACGGGCATCGACTCCTTAGTATGACGGGGACTCCATGTTCCCTGAATTCCTGCGCAACGCCATCGATGTAGCAAGCAACGCCGTCTGGGGTCCGTGGACGATGGCCCTGCTGCTCGGAACCGGTGTGTTCCTGACGATCCGCCTGCGCTTCGTCCAGGTGGTGCGCCTGCGCGAGGCGGTGCGCGCCATGGTGCCGGAGCGGGCCACGGGCGCGGGGGCGCTCACGCCCTTCCAGGCCTTCATGACGGCGCTGGGGGCCTCCATCGGCACGGGGAACATCGCGGGGGTGGCCACGGCCATCGTGAGCGGCGGGCCCGGGGCGCTGTTCTGGATCTGGGTGTACGGCTTCTTCGCCACGGCCATCAAGTTCTGCGAGGCCGTGCTGGGCATCCGCTACCGCCGGTGGGACGGCGAGCGGCTGTCGGCTGGCCCCATGCACTACCTCAAGGACGGCCTGGGCGCGCCCCGGCTCGCCTGGCTCTACGCGTTCATCGCCGGCGTGGCCGCGCTCACCACCACCCCCTTCACCCAGCCCAACTCCATCGCCGTGGTGCTGCACAGCCAGTTCGACCTGCCGCCGCTCGCCTCGGGCATCGGCATCGCGGTGCTCACCTGGCTCGTGGTCATCGGCGGCGTGAAGAGCGTGGGCCGGGCCGCCGAGCGCCTCGCGCCCCTCAAGGTCGGGCTGTACCTGGTGGGCGGCCTCGTGGTCGTCATCACCCACCTGGGCCAATTGCCCTCGGTGCTGGCGCTCGTGGTGCGCGAGGCCTTCTCGATGGAGGCCGCGGGCGGTGGCGCGCTGGGCGTGGGGATGATGACGGCCATGCGCTACGGCATCGCCCGGGGCATCTACGCCAACGAGGCCGGCTACGGCACGGCGGCGGTGGCCTATGGCACGGCGCGCACCGATGCCCCCGTGCGCCAGGGGCTCCAGGCGGTGATGGAGGTGTTCATCGTGTCGTGCGTGACGTCCACGCTCAGCGCGCTGGTCATCCTGGTGAGCGGCGTGTGGAAGTCCGGGCTCACGAGCACCGCCGTGGTGGCCCAGGCCTTCAACACCGCCATTCCCACGGTGGGCGGCTGGGTGGTGGCCTTCTGCGCCTTCCTCTTCGGCTACACGACGCTGATTGGCTGGGCGTACTACGGCGAGCAGTTCCTCGAGTACGCGTTCGGCCCCCGGCTCACCGTGCCCTACCGCTGGGTGTACTGCGGCCTGGTCGTCTTCGGCGCCACGGGCAAGGTGGAGACCATCTGGGCGTGGGGAGACCTGATGAACGGCCTGCAGATCTTCCCCAACCTCGTGGGGCTCATTGGCTTGAGCGGTGTGGCCGCGTCCGTGCTCAAACCGGAGCGGCCCGTGGTCTCACGGCCCTGAAAAACACGACATCCAAATCGGCCCCAAATCAAATTTCTTAACAACACGACGCAAACGCGAGCCCCCATTTCACCTAAAACAAAACCATGCACAACTTCGACGAAAAAGCTCTCGCAGTGGTCAAAGGCAGCAAACTAAATCCGCAAGACATTCAACTCGTTCTATCAAGAATACCCAAAGCGATGCCGCATCTGAAATTTTCGGACAACTGGACAGTATTCGAAGAGAAGGGTGACTCTTTTGCGCATCGCACAAAAACTGGGGCTCATTGCCACGTCCAGATCAAAGACGCACATATCGCCATTGAAGTCTTCTCCAGAAAAGAAACCCTCAGCAATGATGATCTCCAAGTACTAAGAGATCTGTGCCAGGAAGCCGCTGGATTGATTCAAGCGTCGACTGACAATGGCGTTTCACTTGCAGACTTTGGAGTAAACGCCATGTCCAGCGTAATCGCCAAATATATTTCCGAATCATCAGCGCACCCCGTGTCGTCCGCTCAAGTCAAAAACTATTTTAAGTTTCTTCGCTCGCTCTCTGGCGAGACATATGAAAACCAAAGGATATCGTACGGGCTCATTTTACTTCCCCAGAAAAAGCGAGCCGCATCCTCAGTACTAGAGTTCGACAACAAGAGATTCAAAAGACTAACCGATGGATTCTCAACGGCCATTTCGCTCGATGTTAACGGCTCAATCGTCCAATTGACGTCGCTAACGGCAAAGAAAGAAAACAAAAACTCCAGTTTGGGACGTCCCTGGTGGATCGGTCCGCTTGCCGATACAGCGTCAAGTCAGGGTGGAATTGGAGTTGCCCTAACAAAGGGCGGTGACATTTTGGTTGTAAAAGACAGGGAACTCTTGATCTCACAGCGAGCAGGAGAGTGGAGGCTTTGGAGGCATAGCGCTATAACCTCAGCAGTAAGAGACTCCTGGCTAACCAGAGGCCACCCCGGGAATCTTGATAGAGTGTTGGTTGCTCTGTATCGAGTTGCACTCGACTTGGCATTTCGGCGCTCTGGCGGACTTCTCGTCGTTGCCTCAACTTGGAAAAAAGCTGATAAACTCGTTACAGCCAAGGGTGACCTGATTGGAGCTTCGAGCAGGAGCAACTCCGAGCAGGCACTCGACAACTCTCTCTCCGAAAAATCAATTTTGACCATGGATAGAAGAGTGCTTGCCGACCTAGCCAGTCTAGATGGAGCGCTCGTCATTCATCGTTCAGGACGGCTTGTGGCATACGGCGCAATGGTTCGAGCCAAATCCAATACCGCTCAACAGGGGGCTCGTTCGAGGGCTGCAATTGGGGCAAGTGAATACGGCCTCGCAATCAAAGTCAGCTCGGACGGCGGAATCACCGTTTACAGGCAGGGTGTTTGCGTGGTCACGCTTTGATGGTGCAATTTCTTTACACCCTCGCAAGGAGGGGAGACATGATGAACGGCCTGCAAATCCTCCCCAACCTCCTGGTGCTCATTGGCCTGAACGCTGTAGCCGCGTCCGTGCTCAAACCGGAGCGGACGCTGGACACGCCGACCTCGGCGTCTACTGCACTTTGACTATGTACGCCCTGTCTTGATGCCCGACACGCGGATGTAGTGCTCCGCCCGCTGCGTGGCTCGTGAAGGCACGCGGGCTGGAGCCCGTGGAGATCGCCGTCGTTTTGTCCGGGGCATACACGGTGATCGGGGTAGAGACACCCGTCGTGGTCGCAGTCGATGGACGAGGCCGCCCAGCTGAATTCGTAGATGTGGTCCGCCGTGGCGAAGAACAAGAACCCGTCCTGGTCCCGGGCGTCTCTTGGCCCGTGCTGCTCGCGGTAGCCGGTAAGAGCGCTGTGGCGGTCGCGGCCGTATCGTCGTGGTCACCCGGAACCGACAGCACGCACGCCTCGCTCTGGGACGACATAGCCGCTCACGCAAGCAACGGCCCTGCTCGTTGTGGCACTAGCGTGGTGGCTTGGCTCGCAGGCACAGACAGTCCGATCATCGGAGACCTCGCAGCAGCCAGGACCACAGGCGAGGTCTAGCACGGCCTCCGGACGGACTTGTCATTGCGTCTCGAGCAACCTTCCCTCAATGAAGCAGTCGGTACACCTGCTCCAGCATCACCGCGCACACGAGGCCGCCATAGGTGCCCAGCACGTAGCCGGCCACCGCGAGCATGACGCCCACCGGAGCGAGCGCGGGATGGAACGCGGCGGCCACCACGGACGACGACGCCGCGCCGCCCACGTTGGCCTGGGAGCCCACGGCCGCGAAGAAGATGGGGGCACGCAACCACCTGCGCACGCCCAGCACGATGCCCGCGTGCACCGCCATCCACACCAGGCCCACGGCCACCATGGCCGGCGCGTCCAGCAGTCGCCGGAAGTCCGCCTTGGCGCCAATGGTCATCACCAGCACGTAGAGGAACAGCGCCCCCACGCGGCTCGCGCCCGCGCCCTCCAATTCGCGCAGGCGCGTGAAGGACATGAGCCCGCCCACCGTCGTCACCAGGAGCACCACCCAGGTGAAGCCGGTGATGAACGTGCCCACGTCCGGCAGGTGCTTCGCCACCTCCGTGCACACCACCGTCGTGCCCAGGGAGAGGGCCAGGAGCCACACCAGGTCCTGCATGCGCGTGGGCCGGGACACCGCGGCGTGGAAGCGCTCCACCTGCTCGCGCACCACATCGATGGCCCGCCGGTCCGCGCCCAGCCGCTCGTCCATCTGGCGCTCGCGCCCCGCGAACCACAGGAGCACCGCCGTCCACAGGTTCGACACGCCCACGTCCACCACCACCATCATGCTCAGCGTGTCGTCGCGCGCCCCCACGCTCTGCCCGATGGCCACGAAGTTCGCGCTCCCGCCAATCCACGAGCCACTGAGCGCCGCCAGCCCCTTCCACGCCTGGTCCCCCAGGTCCGCCGGCACCCAGCGGCCCAGCAGCAGGTAGGCCAGGGGCCCGCCCAGCATGATGCCCACCGTGCCCGCGAGGAACAGCAGCACCGCGCCCCGCCCCAGCCGGGAGATGGCGCCCAGGTCCATGGCCAGCACCTGGAGCACGAGGCTCGCGGGCAAGAGGTACGCCGACACGAAGCCGTACAGGTCCGAGCGCGTGGGGATGACGCCCGTGTTGGACAGCAGCGTGGGCACGAAATAGACGAGCACCAGCAGGGGCACGACCTTGAAGACGCGCCCGAGCACGGGGTGGCGCTCGGCGAGCAGCAGCAGCGCCAGGACGGCCAGCAGCACCACCAGCACCGCCATGGGCGCCTGGATGAGCGGTCCGGTCATGGGGTGGACACGGGCTCCACGCCCAGCCCCGCGCCCGTCCCCAGGCGGATGCGCCCGTCCACCACCGGGTGGCCCTGGAACGGGTCGCGGGACAGCAGCAGGTTGCCGTCCAGATCCAGCCAGTCCGCCAGCGGCCCCAGGTGCGCCGCCGCGGCGATGCCCACGGACGTCTCCACCATGCAGCCAATCATCACCTTGAGCCCACAGGCGCGCGCCGTCTCGATGATGCGCAGCGCCTCGCGGATGCCGCCGCACTTCTGCAGCTTCACGTTGATGCCGTGGTAGCCCTCGGCCAGCCGCGGCACGTCCGAGGCCATCATCAACGCCTCGTCCGCCACCAGCGGCAGGGGCGAGCGCTCGCGCAGCCACTTCGCGCCCTCCACGTCCGCGGCCGGCAGGGGCTGCTCCACCAGCTCCACGCCCTGGGTGGCCAGCCACTCGATGTGCGCCAGCGCCTCCTCGCGACTCCAGGCCTCGTTGGCGTCCACCCGCACCACCTTGGTCGTCGCCGCGCGCACCGCGCCGAACGTCTCGCGCACGTCCTTGGCGCCGAGCTTCACCTTGAGCACCGGATAGGGCGCCGCCTCCTCCACCTTGCGCGCCAGCGCCGCCGGGTCGTCGATGCCGATGGAGAAGGACGTGAGCGGCATGGCCGCCGGATCCAACCCCAGCATCCGGTGCAGCGGCACCCCCAGGCGCTTGCCCGCCAGGTCATACAGGGCGATGTCCAGCGCCGCCTTCGCCGCGTGGTTGCCGGGGAGCGCCGCGTCGACGCGCTCGGACAACACCCGGAAGTGCCACGGATCCCCCGCGAGCGCCGGCGCGAGCGCGTCCAGCGCCTGGGTCACCGTCTCGGCCGACTCCCCATACCGCACGTTCGGCGCGGCCTCGCCCCGGGCCACCACCCCCTCCGCCCGCAGCTCCACCAGGACGTTGCGCTTGGAGGTGCTCGTCCCCCGCGCGATCGTCCAGGCGTGGCGCAGGGGCAGCTCGAGAACTCGGACATCCATCCGCAGGGGCATGTGGACAACCTCGGGGCAAGGAGGGGCGCCCTTAGCACAGCCCGGCGGACTCCCCTAAACTGACGGCATGTCTCCCCTGCTCCTCGCCCTCACCCTGCTGGCCGCGCCGGGCCGCGTCACGCCCGCCCCGACCGACGAAGCGGGGAACATGCGCGCCCTGCTCGCCGAGCTCATCGCCGTGGACACCACCAATCCGCCCGGCAACGAGGCCGCCGCCGCGCACGTGGCCGCGCGGTGGCTGCGCGAGGCGGGCATCGACTCGCAGCGCGTCGAGATCGCCCCCGGCCGGGTCCACCTCGTCGCGCGGCTGCCCGGCACCGGCGCCGCGCGCCCCGTGCTCGTGCTGGCCCACGTGGACACCGTGCCCGCGGACCGCTCCGAGTGGGCGAGCGACCCGTGGACCCTCACCGAGCGCGACGGCTTCCTCTACGGCCGCGGCGTGCAGGACAACAAGGGCATGGTGGCCGCCAGCATCCTCGCGCTGCGACGGCTGCACCGCTCGGGCACGCCCCGCTCGCGCGACGTGGTGCTCGTGCTCAGCGCGGACGAGGAGGTGGGCGCGCAGGCGGGCATCGACAAGCTGCTCGAGCGCCGCCCGGAGCTGCGCGAGGCGGAGTTCGCCCTCAACGAAGGCGGCCTCACGGAGCTCACCGCGGATCGCCGCCGAGTGCGCTTCGTGAACCTCCAGGCCGCCGAGCGGGTGTCGCGCCAGGTGGTGCTCAAGGCCACGGGCCCCGGCGGCCACTCCTCCGTGCCACCCCCCACGCCCTCGCCGCTGGTGCGGCTGGCCGCGGCGGTCGCCCGCGTGGGCGCGCTCACCTTCCCGCCCCGCCTGACGCCGGTGACCCGCCTCAACGTGGAGGGCCGGGTGAAGGTGACGCCGGGGGAGGTGGACCAGGCGCTCCAGCGGCTCGTGGCCCAGCCGGACGCCCCGCCCCCGGAGGCCGTGGACACCCTCGCGCGGCTCGACCCCGCGCTGGCCGCCGTGCTGCGCACCACCTGCGTGCCCACCGTCTTCCACGCGGGCACCCGGCCCAACGTCATCCCCGCCACCGCCGAGGCCACGCTCAACTGCCGCCTGCTGCCGGACGACGACGTCCAGCAGGTGCGCGCCCGCATCGTCGAGGCGGTGGCGGACCCCGACATCCAGGTGGAGATGAACATGAAGCCCCTGGACTCGCCCGCTTCGCCCGTGGGGGACAACGCGATGTTCCGCGCCGCCACCGCCGCCGCCGCCCACGTCTGGCCTGGCGCCCCCCTGTTTCCCCGCATGTCCACCGGCACCACCGAGTCCACCGCCCTGCGCCGGGTGGGCATCCACGCCTACGGCATCGACCCCTTCGCGCTCACGCCCGAGGATGCCCGCACGGCCCACGCCCCCAACGAGCGCATTCCGGTGGCCTCGCTGCAGCCGGGCGCCGAATTCGTCCACCGGCTGCTGGTGGAGCTGGTGAAGTGATGTCCTCCCCAAGCCGAGAGTCCCGAGCGAGCGCCATGCGTCCCTCCCCCGTCCCCGTGCGCTGTGTGTTGTCCCTGATGACCCTGCTGTTGTCGGCGTGTGGCCCGGGCCTCCGGCCCACCCTGCGAGAGGAAGAGCCCGTGGCGAGAATCTGGCGAACGAGCGCCGAGGCGCGCGACTTCCAGCGCTTCGCCCGCGAGGGCACCACCCTCACCCCGGACGGAGCGCTCGCGCTGGACGCCTCGGCGGCCCTGGCGCCCGCGGGCAGCGATCCCGCCCGGCCCGAGGGCGGCCACCGCGTGGGCCACGCCATGTCCGAGGAGCGGCTCGTGCCCGGGGGCTTCGACAACGTGGTGCCCTCCTTCGACGTGCACACCCCGCCGGGCACCTGGGTGCGCCTCACCCTCTCCGCGCGCGTGGACGGCACCTGGACGAAGGCGTACGACTTCGGCGTCTGGGCCCTGGACGCGGACACGGTGACGCGGCGCAGCGCCGGACGCCAGGAGGACACGCACGGCAAGGTGCTCACCGACACGCTCGTGCTCGCCCGGCCCGCGGACGCGCTGCGCCTGACGGTGTGGTTGCACTCCACCCAGCCCGGAGTGTCGCCCCGGGTGCGCGCGCTCGCCGCGGCGGTGACGGACACCCGGCGCGAGGCCCCCGAGGAGCGCTCGGACGGGCGCGCCTGGGGCACGGTGCTGCCGGTGCCCGGGCGCTCGCAGTTGCTCTACCCGCCCGATGGCGGCGTGTGGTGCTCGCCCACCTCGGTGTCCATGCTGCTCGCGTACTGGAGCGGCCGGCTCGGCCGTGAGGCGCTGGTGGTGCCCGTGCCCGAGGCGGCCTCGCGCGTCTACGACGCCACCTACGCGGGCACCGGCAACTGGCCCTTCAACACCGCCTACGCCTCGGCGCTGGCGGACGGCGCCCTGCACGGCATGGTGGTCCGCTTCGACTCGTTCACCCAGGTGGAGCGGCTCATCGCCGAGGGCATCCCCGTGAGCATCAGCGTGGCCTACGGGGCGGGCGAGCTGCCGGGCTCTCCCGTGGCGAGCTCCAACGGCCACCTGCTGGTGGTCAAGGGCTTCACCGCCACGGGCGACGTGGTCTGCAACGACCCCGCCTTCCCCAACGACGAAACGGTGAACGTGACGTACCCGCGCGAGGCGCTGCTGCGCGCGTGGGACCACTCCCACCGCTCGGCCTACCTGCTGTGGCCGGCGGGCACTCCGCTGCCCGCCGGCGCGCTCGCGTTCGTGCCCTGAGCTACTTCGCCGTGAGCGTGGTGAGCTGGGCGAAGCGCGAGAAGGTCATGTCCGGGCCCGCCACGCACTGCGAGGTGCCCGGCGGGGGCGTGTTGCCGCTGCCTCCGCCGCTGATGTCCTGGGCGCGGTAGGCCACCCGGGGCATGCCGTCCTTGCCCAGCGCGATCGACGGGTGGTGCAGGAACCAGGAGGCCATGGTGCAGTTGTTGTAGGGGATGACGCTGTCGGTCTGCATCTCCCCGCTGAACTCCACCTTGCCGAGCTTCCACGAGGACACATCCGCGTTGGTGCAGTCCTTGTCACACGAGCCCACCAGGATGTTCCAGTTGGCCGTGTAGACGATGCGCGGCCGATCCTGCGCGTCCAGCGCCAGGTCCAGGCCCGCGCGCAGGGTGTTGCCGTCCGGGCCCGAGGGCAGCAGGAACTGCGCGCGCCACTGGCTGTCGTCGGTGCAGTTGGCGTCGCACTCGGAATAGATGAGGTTGCGCTGGTCCTTGTCCGCGCCCAGCAGGAGCACCCGGGGCTGATCCTGGCGGGTGAGCGCCAGGGACATGGTGGGCGGCATGCGCACCGCCTCGGTGGGGCCGTAGAACGTGGTGTACAGCTCGCCCTCCTTCCAGCCGGACGGAGACGTGCAGTCCGCGTCACACGCCGCGTAGGAGCCCATGAAGTAGCCGTTGTCCTGCACCTGGGACTTGGTCAACCGGGGCTGGCCCGCGCGGGTGAAGCGCAGGGTGACCTCCTGCCAGACCTGATTGGCGATCTGGCTCGTGCGCCAGCTCGCCGGCTGCTGGCAGTCCGCGTCACACTCGACATAGAAGGTCGCCCGCGTGGGCGAGCCCACGCCCCCGAAGCTGCGAAAGCCATGCATCACGAAGCGCGGCTTGCCGTCGGGCGTGAGCGCGAAGGCCTCGCCGGACACCTCCCGCTCGCCCTTGTGCTCGAGGATGGGGGTGACCGACCAGGACGCCTCCTGGGTGCAGTCCCCCGTGCACGTGGCGTAGTAGACGCGCAGGTAGGTGCTCAAGAGCAGCTGGGGCCGCCCGTCCGCCCCCACCGCCAGCATGGCGTTGTCCACCGTGCCCTGGGTCTTGAGGTGCACCACCTTCACCTTGTCCGCCGAGGTGCAGTTGGCCGGACACCAGGCGTAGTACGCGTCCCCCTGGGAGTAGGCGGGGTAGACCATGTGCACGTTGCCCTGGGCATCCGTCTCCACATGGGGGTTGGCCGTGTTGCGCGGCGTGCCCGTGGGCAGGAAGAACTGCCCCAACCGGCCCACCGCCTTGTCCGACCCCGACGGCGTGCCCGGGTCCCCCGTGCCCCCCGTCCCCGAGCCACAGGCGGAACAGGCCACGAAGCCCACGGAACACAGCACGGCCAGCACGGCACTCTCGATGCGGCGCATCATCCCAGCTCCTTGTCTTCAGTCCCTCGGGGCAGCGCAGCACAGCCCCCCTTTGGGGGCAATGCCCTTGGCGGCCCCGGGGGCGGCAGGTGTGCACGGGAACGCGCGGCGCCCGCCGAAGCATCACGCCCCCACCGGGCCCGCCTCCCATGCGGCCAGGCGAGCCAAGACAAAAGGGCCGCCCCCCTCGCGGGAGACGGCCCTGGGAGACGACACCCGGAAGGCCCCGGGACTACTTCACGGCCTTCACGCGGCGCTTCTCGGGAGCGCCCTCGGGGGGCGTCTCGCCGTCCGCCGGCGCCGGCACGGCCGCCACGGGCGACTTGCCGATGCCGTACTTCTCGAACACCTGGCGCTCCACCTCCTTGACGACCTCCGGGTGCTCACGCAGGTAGTCCTTGGCGTTCTCGCGGCCCTGGCCGATGCGCTCTCCCTTGAAGGAGAACCAGCTGCCGCTCTTCTCGATGATGTTGTCCGCCGAGGCCAGGTCGATGAGGTCGCCCTCCTTCGAGATGCCCGAGCCGTACATGATGTCGAACTCGACCTCCTTGAAGGGAGGCGCCACCTTGTTCTTCACCACCTTCACGCGCGTGCGGCTGCCCACCACGTTCTCGCCATTCTTGATGGCGCCCACGCGGCGGATGTCCAGGCGCTGCGACGCGTAGAACTTCAGCGCGTTGCCGCCCGTCGTCGTCTCGGG includes:
- a CDS encoding peptidase C39 family protein; this translates as MRPSPVPVRCVLSLMTLLLSACGPGLRPTLREEEPVARIWRTSAEARDFQRFAREGTTLTPDGALALDASAALAPAGSDPARPEGGHRVGHAMSEERLVPGGFDNVVPSFDVHTPPGTWVRLTLSARVDGTWTKAYDFGVWALDADTVTRRSAGRQEDTHGKVLTDTLVLARPADALRLTVWLHSTQPGVSPRVRALAAAVTDTRREAPEERSDGRAWGTVLPVPGRSQLLYPPDGGVWCSPTSVSMLLAYWSGRLGREALVVPVPEAASRVYDATYAGTGNWPFNTAYASALADGALHGMVVRFDSFTQVERLIAEGIPVSISVAYGAGELPGSPVASSNGHLLVVKGFTATGDVVCNDPAFPNDETVNVTYPREALLRAWDHSHRSAYLLWPAGTPLPAGALAFVP